In the genome of Globicephala melas chromosome 3, mGloMel1.2, whole genome shotgun sequence, one region contains:
- the C1QTNF2 gene encoding complement C1q tumor necrosis factor-related protein 2, whose protein sequence is MIPWVLLACALPCAADPLLGAFARRDFQKSSPQLICSLPGPQGPPGPPGSPGTSGMVGRMGFPGKDGRDGQDGDRGDSGEEGSPGRTGNRGKPGPKGKAGTIGRAGPRGPKGVSGAPGKHGTPGKKGPKGKKGEPGLPGPCSCGSGHAKSAFSVAVTKSYPRERLPIKFDKILMNEGGHYNTSSGKFVCGVPGIYYFTYDITLANKHLAIGLVHNGQYRIRTFDANTGNHDVASGSTILALKQGDEVWLQIFYSEQNGLFYDPYWTDSLFTGFLIYADQDNPNEL, encoded by the exons ATGATCCCCTGGGTGCTCTTGGCCTGTGCCCTTCCATGTGCGGCCGACCCGCTGCTTGGTGCCTTCGCCCGCAGGGACTTCCAGAAGAGCTCCCCTCAACTCATCTGCAGCCTGCCTGGCCCCCAGGGCCCACCGGGCCCCCCAGGATCCCCAGGGACCTCAGGAATGGTCGGAAGGATGGGCTTTCCAGGCAAAGATGGCCGGGATGGCCAGGACGGGGACCGGGGGGACAGCGGAGAGGAAG GTTCACCTGGCCGGACAGGTAACCGGGGAAAGCCAGGACCAAAGGGCAAAGCAGGGACCATTGGGCGGGCCGGCCCTCGCGGCCCCAAGGGGGTCAGTGGTGCCCCAGGAAAGCATGGCACACCGGGCAAGAAGGGGCCCAAGGGCAAGAAGGGGGAGCCCGGACTCCCGGGCCCCTGCAGCTGCGGCAGTGGCCACGCCAAGTCGGCCTTCTCCGTGGCAGTGACCAAGAGCTACCCAAGGGAACGGCTGCCCATCAAGTTCGACAAGATCCTGATGAACGAGGGCGGCCACTACAACACGTCCAGCGGCAAGTTCGTCTGCGGCGTGCCAGGGATCTACTACTTCACCTACGATATCACGCTGGCCAACAAGCACCTGGCCATCGGCCTGGTGCACAATGGCCAGTACCGCATCCGGACCTTCGACGCCAACACGGGCAACCACGATGTGGCCTCAGGCTCCACCATCCTGGCTCTCAAGCAGGGTGACGAGGTCTGGCTGCAGATCTTCTACTCAGAGCAGAATGGGCTCTTCTATGACCCATACTGGACCGACAGCCTCTTCACGGGCTTCCTCATCTATGCCGACCAGGACAACCCCAATGAGTTGTAG